A genome region from Pseudanabaena sp. Chao 1811 includes the following:
- a CDS encoding DUF4337 domain-containing protein, with protein sequence MEISDLSEVIEENNDEEEHKASEDHGKSPKSDDPHKKEAKPKKSQLNNYVAITVVVFVTFMGICKVKSDNVVQAMQKAQADRIDTWSFYQARNIRAEVAKSTVAQLQLQALAQQQPKVRAEYEKEIAKYSAIATKQDKEKDTLQQQAQDAEKLYEQLNVHDDQFDLSEAAFALAIAMLAMTSLTQKNWLYGAAMVPAAFGLFMGLAGLLNWDYHPDAMTKLLSNNAIHQPYKQASKINNNISYRLH encoded by the coding sequence ATGGAAATATCTGATCTTTCTGAAGTTATTGAAGAAAACAATGATGAAGAGGAGCATAAAGCATCTGAAGATCATGGCAAATCCCCAAAGTCAGATGATCCTCATAAAAAAGAAGCAAAACCCAAAAAGAGTCAACTCAATAACTATGTCGCAATTACCGTAGTGGTGTTTGTCACCTTTATGGGGATCTGCAAAGTTAAGAGCGATAATGTGGTGCAGGCTATGCAAAAGGCTCAGGCCGATCGTATTGATACATGGTCTTTTTATCAAGCACGCAATATTCGCGCAGAGGTGGCTAAATCCACGGTTGCTCAATTACAACTGCAAGCTTTAGCTCAACAACAGCCTAAAGTTCGTGCTGAGTATGAAAAAGAGATTGCTAAGTACTCGGCGATCGCGACCAAGCAGGACAAAGAAAAGGACACATTGCAACAACAAGCTCAGGACGCAGAAAAACTATATGAGCAATTGAATGTTCATGATGACCAGTTTGACCTGTCTGAGGCTGCCTTTGCCCTTGCGATCGCGATGTTGGCAATGACCTCTCTCACCCAAAAGAATTGGCTCTATGGTGCTGCGATGGTTCCTGCTGCCTTTGGTTTGTTTATGGGACTCGCAGGTTTGCTTAACTGGGATTATCATCCAGATGCGATGACCAAGCTTTTATCAAATAATGCGATTCACCAACCCTATAAGCAGGCTTCCAAAATTAATAACAACATTTCCTATCGCCTACATTAA
- a CDS encoding DUF751 family protein gives MKNFILNLLRYPKFLALITGGVLSIVIAPIIPLFKKPVTAIAMLTALVSGFIGVSLVLRAMLGLDIA, from the coding sequence ATGAAAAACTTTATCCTCAATCTACTCCGCTATCCCAAATTCTTAGCTCTCATCACTGGCGGAGTTCTGTCCATCGTCATTGCACCGATCATCCCTTTGTTCAAAAAACCTGTAACGGCGATCGCTATGCTTACTGCCCTAGTTAGTGGATTTATTGGCGTATCCCTAGTATTAAGAGCTATGCTAGGACTAGACATTGCCTAG
- a CDS encoding DUF6464 family protein, with translation MLDIVIILFLGIAPPILSLWMLHRAQVSYQQTTNRQIPRISQAPSLKALPPADMTCIEGYGYVIGKVSCKYNARSPYIRCTVNPSGPCQDCRHYESL, from the coding sequence ATGTTAGACATCGTCATCATTTTATTTCTCGGTATAGCGCCGCCAATCCTATCTCTATGGATGCTGCATCGCGCTCAAGTTAGTTATCAGCAAACTACTAATAGGCAAATTCCTCGCATTTCCCAAGCCCCAAGCCTCAAAGCGTTACCTCCCGCCGATATGACTTGCATTGAGGGATATGGCTATGTGATCGGCAAAGTTAGCTGTAAATACAATGCGCGATCGCCTTATATTCGCTGTACCGTTAACCCTAGTGGACCTTGTCAAGATTGTCGGCATTACGAAAGCCTGTAG
- the rbfA gene encoding 30S ribosome-binding factor RbfA, whose translation MATTRRVARVAELIKREVSNMLLKDIKDDRVGMGMVSVTDAELSGDLQHVKIFVSIYGTEEARQQTMEALASATGYIKREVGQRLALRRVPEVVFHEDRSFERGVKVLSLINQLSREREEKESNSSD comes from the coding sequence ATGGCTACTACAAGACGAGTTGCTCGTGTCGCCGAATTAATTAAACGAGAAGTCAGCAATATGTTGCTGAAAGATATTAAAGACGATCGCGTAGGTATGGGCATGGTTAGCGTTACCGATGCGGAACTATCGGGCGATTTGCAACATGTGAAAATATTTGTCAGCATCTACGGTACTGAGGAGGCTCGTCAGCAAACGATGGAAGCTCTAGCCTCGGCGACAGGCTACATCAAACGCGAAGTCGGACAAAGATTAGCATTACGCCGTGTTCCTGAGGTGGTCTTCCATGAGGATCGTTCCTTTGAACGTGGGGTCAAGGTTCTATCGCTGATTAATCAACTTAGCCGCGAGCGTGAAGAGAAGGAGTCAAATTCTAGTGATTGA
- a CDS encoding MotA/TolQ/ExbB proton channel family protein, with protein MIELFKAGGIVMYPLAALSIFAFAGIMERLIFWFGILRLEKQTGENILAIARQDLKLAAQLAENSLKVPVGRFLYAPLALEDPDPELFRLALESSADEELAGMLKGEQLLEAAITLAPLLGLLGTVTGLIISFGSLKIGDVAANAKSGSLTQGIGEALITTATGLIIAIFTSAFHRLFLAFQDQQAKLFMKFGNQLELIYRQHWQQNKSHS; from the coding sequence GTGATTGAGTTATTTAAGGCAGGTGGGATCGTCATGTACCCACTTGCGGCTCTATCAATATTTGCCTTTGCGGGGATCATGGAACGTCTAATTTTTTGGTTTGGCATCCTGAGGCTGGAGAAACAAACTGGAGAAAATATTTTGGCGATCGCGCGTCAAGATTTAAAATTAGCGGCTCAATTAGCTGAAAACTCGCTTAAGGTTCCCGTTGGACGCTTTCTCTATGCTCCTTTAGCCCTAGAAGATCCTGATCCTGAATTGTTTCGCTTAGCCCTTGAAAGCTCTGCTGATGAGGAGCTAGCAGGAATGCTCAAGGGTGAACAGCTCCTAGAGGCGGCGATTACTCTTGCACCTTTGTTAGGTCTGTTAGGAACGGTGACAGGATTAATCATCTCTTTTGGTTCTCTCAAAATTGGTGATGTTGCGGCAAATGCAAAGTCGGGATCGCTGACTCAAGGTATCGGAGAGGCTTTAATTACAACTGCGACAGGTTTAATCATTGCAATTTTCACCTCTGCATTTCACCGTCTATTTCTAGCCTTTCAAGATCAGCAAGCCAAGCTATTTATGAAGTTCGGCAATCAACTAGAGCTAATCTATCGACAACATTGGCAACAAAATAAATCTCATTCATAA
- a CDS encoding WGR domain-containing protein: protein MDANIPDNITYLELSEGDQGAHKFYEVIVEGVEVKIRYGRIGDKGQQQTKAYPTAEKAQKEAAKKINEKIHKGYAPAVMGARKKRSPTLRSIESTPATVTSRAPILWSFRANSAAFGIFIDRDRCWLGNQAGQVFNLDHEGKVNNQYQLPDGVKCIVADDMWIYVGCDDGNVYDLSGKFPRLAYEIDSQIDIYWLDIWDGTLAVSDANGAIVKIEPTGEQWTRLSQGQAGWMVRCDRQNIYHGHSGGVTAYDLQAGRQLWHQPTEGMVLFGWLDHSGVYAGTSAKRLYRMDTQGNVQQIYSCDASVYCCATSPNGKYVFAGDNSSAIYCFQASGKRLWKLGTGCGSALSMQFLDDRLYLVTTDGVLACMDASQNAIASAQQGQVPQVRQTNTSNLPHAVVVNTPLETTRIADHQSSQGVIVECIRKGNELKIHAISEGYHPDWFVQFPRDIREEGAKYWVQELREAARGGFYRVYGDIKRYES, encoded by the coding sequence ATGGATGCAAATATTCCAGACAACATCACCTATCTGGAACTGTCAGAAGGCGATCAGGGCGCACATAAGTTTTATGAAGTTATTGTTGAAGGCGTAGAAGTCAAGATTCGCTATGGCAGGATTGGCGATAAAGGGCAGCAGCAAACTAAAGCCTATCCCACTGCCGAAAAAGCGCAGAAAGAAGCCGCCAAAAAAATCAATGAGAAAATCCATAAGGGCTATGCCCCTGCGGTCATGGGTGCACGTAAAAAGCGATCGCCTACCCTGCGATCCATTGAGAGTACTCCTGCCACCGTCACTAGTCGCGCCCCGATTTTATGGTCATTTCGTGCTAACTCAGCCGCCTTTGGGATTTTTATTGATCGCGATCGCTGCTGGTTAGGCAATCAAGCAGGACAGGTATTTAATCTCGACCATGAGGGAAAAGTAAATAACCAATACCAACTGCCCGACGGAGTAAAGTGCATTGTTGCCGATGATATGTGGATTTATGTGGGTTGTGATGATGGCAATGTCTATGATCTCAGTGGTAAATTTCCGCGACTCGCCTATGAAATTGACTCCCAGATTGATATTTACTGGCTCGATATTTGGGATGGCACATTAGCGGTTTCCGATGCCAATGGAGCGATCGTCAAAATCGAACCTACAGGCGAACAATGGACGCGCCTGAGTCAAGGGCAAGCGGGTTGGATGGTACGTTGCGATCGCCAAAATATCTATCATGGACATAGCGGCGGAGTTACGGCTTATGACTTACAAGCGGGACGACAACTATGGCATCAACCAACGGAGGGCATGGTTCTATTTGGTTGGCTAGATCATAGCGGAGTCTATGCAGGCACTTCTGCGAAGAGGCTCTATCGCATGGATACACAGGGTAATGTACAACAGATTTATAGCTGCGATGCCTCGGTCTATTGCTGTGCCACTTCGCCAAATGGGAAGTATGTCTTTGCAGGTGATAACTCCTCCGCAATCTACTGTTTTCAAGCATCGGGTAAGCGACTCTGGAAATTAGGCACAGGTTGTGGCTCAGCCCTATCCATGCAGTTTCTCGATGATCGGCTCTATCTGGTGACAACCGATGGCGTATTAGCCTGTATGGATGCTTCCCAAAATGCGATCGCTTCGGCTCAACAGGGACAAGTTCCTCAAGTGCGGCAAACAAACACGAGTAATCTTCCCCATGCAGTGGTCGTGAATACCCCCCTAGAAACCACTCGCATCGCCGATCATCAATCATCGCAAGGTGTAATTGTCGAATGTATTCGGAAAGGGAATGAACTCAAAATCCATGCTATTTCTGAAGGATATCATCCAGACTGGTTTGTGCAGTTTCCCCGTGACATTCGCGAGGAGGGAGCGAAATATTGGGTACAGGAATTAAGAGAAGCAGCAAGAGGTGGCTTCTATCGGGTCTATGGTGATATTAAGCGCTATGAAAGTTAA
- a CDS encoding DNA alkylation repair protein, with protein sequence MSYFIHRVPKALILESVATGGLAGVMFCPHPNESRRAFEYDYGSTEGRDSLVNIKDFPELDYLQFYCIESPSSYHYDRCFNDADWLHIRPLFYIEGKAIGYNTRRDKPPLPKALNPLWEYTPPNEKGSWKVGTWALWADEQAIWTGNREGLILTFAPDGQIHNRWQLPKTTRCLTGNSQGIYATCDDGNLYNLIGKLPQVVYNCRSEAVSIWYDFLIYGLDSYGDRLHISDVYGRITQLNHQLQVQWQQQVGSGHSWFLQSDDYALYRGNHQGVTAYAIATGKLLWTYATACVLCGVLTEDTIIIGTGDHHLYELQKSGDIKAKTTEIKSLALCDGAPYACTLTDDQQTIFVADHQADLYAFNRAGERLWKYPLSCGVALAMRCVGDRLYLTTTEGTIACFDLIVIANPAQPVTITKKTIPPIATSPASSPSPTPKSPKLAEQLNLDLSTLQAELQALANPAKAIALARYFKTGKGEYGEGDRFLGITVPAQRQLAKKYRNLEFSEIAQLLDGEWHEERLTGLLILTYQLPKANPEKQQAIVDFYLAHTKAVNNWDLVDISCRPILGKYLLSRDRQILYQLAQSSNLWEQRIAIVTTGELIKHQSYEDTLAIAQILLNHPHDLIHKAVGWMLREVGKQDRQVLINFLDQYAPQMPRVMLRYAIEHFDQPQRQDYLQRKA encoded by the coding sequence ATGTCTTATTTCATCCATCGAGTTCCCAAGGCTCTAATTTTAGAATCAGTGGCTACGGGCGGATTAGCTGGTGTTATGTTCTGCCCACATCCTAACGAATCCCGTAGAGCCTTTGAATATGACTATGGTTCGACCGAAGGTCGAGATTCATTGGTGAATATTAAGGATTTTCCTGAATTAGACTATTTACAGTTTTATTGTATAGAAAGTCCCTCTAGCTACCATTACGATCGCTGCTTTAACGACGCAGATTGGCTACATATCCGCCCCTTATTTTATATCGAAGGGAAAGCAATCGGCTATAACACGAGGAGGGATAAACCACCCTTACCGAAAGCTCTAAATCCATTATGGGAATATACACCTCCCAATGAAAAGGGAAGTTGGAAAGTTGGTACATGGGCTTTATGGGCAGATGAGCAAGCGATCTGGACAGGAAACCGTGAGGGTTTAATTTTGACTTTTGCGCCCGATGGACAGATCCATAATCGTTGGCAACTGCCCAAGACGACACGCTGTCTGACGGGAAATTCACAGGGGATCTATGCTACCTGTGATGATGGCAATCTCTACAATCTGATTGGGAAGTTGCCCCAAGTTGTGTATAACTGTCGTTCCGAAGCGGTTTCTATTTGGTATGACTTTCTGATCTATGGACTAGATAGTTATGGCGATCGCTTACATATTAGCGATGTATATGGCAGAATTACGCAGCTTAATCATCAATTACAAGTGCAATGGCAACAACAGGTCGGCAGTGGACATTCTTGGTTCTTGCAGTCCGATGACTATGCTCTGTATCGAGGAAACCATCAGGGAGTCACCGCCTATGCGATCGCGACTGGTAAGTTGTTATGGACTTATGCCACTGCCTGCGTTTTATGTGGAGTTTTAACGGAAGATACGATCATTATCGGTACGGGCGATCACCATCTCTACGAATTACAAAAGTCGGGAGACATTAAGGCAAAAACGACAGAGATTAAATCTTTAGCACTATGTGACGGTGCGCCCTATGCCTGCACGCTCACGGATGATCAACAGACTATTTTTGTCGCCGATCATCAAGCCGATCTCTATGCCTTTAATCGCGCAGGTGAACGTTTATGGAAGTATCCCCTTAGTTGTGGTGTGGCTTTGGCAATGCGCTGTGTTGGCGATCGCCTCTATCTGACTACTACGGAGGGAACGATCGCCTGTTTTGATCTGATTGTAATTGCCAATCCTGCTCAACCAGTGACCATTACCAAGAAAACAATTCCTCCAATTGCCACCTCACCTGCATCTTCGCCATCACCTACGCCAAAATCCCCTAAACTCGCCGAACAACTAAATCTCGATCTGTCTACCTTGCAAGCAGAGTTACAAGCCCTTGCTAATCCTGCGAAAGCGATCGCACTGGCACGTTACTTCAAGACAGGCAAAGGGGAATATGGGGAAGGCGATCGCTTTTTAGGAATTACTGTGCCTGCCCAGCGTCAACTTGCTAAAAAATATCGTAATTTAGAGTTCAGTGAGATCGCCCAATTACTAGATGGTGAATGGCATGAAGAAAGGCTCACAGGTTTATTGATCCTCACCTACCAGTTACCCAAGGCGAATCCTGAAAAGCAACAAGCGATCGTTGACTTTTACCTTGCCCATACCAAGGCTGTGAATAATTGGGATCTTGTGGATATTAGCTGCCGTCCCATTTTAGGCAAATATCTTTTATCACGCGATCGCCAAATTCTCTATCAATTGGCACAATCTTCTAATCTGTGGGAACAACGTATTGCGATCGTCACTACAGGTGAATTGATTAAACATCAATCCTATGAAGATACTTTGGCGATCGCCCAAATATTACTAAATCATCCCCATGACCTCATTCATAAGGCAGTGGGCTGGATGCTGCGAGAAGTTGGCAAACAGGATCGACAGGTTTTAATCAACTTCCTAGATCAATATGCCCCACAGATGCCGAGGGTAATGTTGCGCTATGCGATCGAGCATTTCGATCAACCACAGCGACAGGACTATTTACAACGTAAAGCTTAG
- a CDS encoding chemotaxis protein CheW translates to MLISQKKEETLKFLIFSMGDLNLAVGIDSVIRIIPLPKIYRSGDKLLGIIIYEEQEIVVIDLYKKIYGQESNIAKGFLVIFGGIRSLYGITIATLPNVQDVALSSLQPIPADYRDRDTLGIASHMMQIPIKKFEEPQTVFLLDAELLLKMAGT, encoded by the coding sequence ATGCTCATCAGTCAGAAAAAAGAAGAAACCCTTAAATTCCTCATCTTTTCGATGGGAGATCTCAATTTAGCAGTGGGAATTGATAGTGTCATACGGATTATTCCCTTGCCAAAAATCTATCGTAGTGGTGATAAGTTATTAGGCATAATTATCTATGAAGAGCAAGAGATCGTCGTCATCGATTTATATAAAAAAATTTACGGTCAAGAGTCTAATATTGCCAAAGGCTTCTTGGTGATTTTTGGGGGAATACGCAGTTTATACGGCATTACGATCGCAACTTTGCCAAATGTGCAGGATGTGGCTCTAAGTAGCTTGCAGCCAATCCCAGCCGACTATCGCGATCGCGATACGTTAGGTATTGCTAGCCACATGATGCAGATACCGATCAAAAAATTTGAAGAGCCGCAAACGGTCTTTTTATTAGATGCGGAACTATTGCTCAAAATGGCTGGAACCTAA
- a CDS encoding hybrid sensor histidine kinase/response regulator, whose protein sequence is MYSTETEIHDQAYQFFKQEAPEFLQTIETGLLSLREDRSTNNIHAIMRAAHSIKGGSASLNLEGIKTIAHQLEDVFRSLYRFEGEIDADLESLLLQAYDCLRLPLMDQLQSGHYEEASAIETAEPIFEVLKLYLGDTDEDTELPTAAELGVDIVQIVFDGDVQQGILRLQNVLDNPEGVPVKGEIRAQVEVFSGIGELLNLSGFQAIAHATLQALERHPDNPILVGKVAIANFVAARAEVLAGDRAQGGQPSPELIALTQTNQSPTVQSPASPPQQSAVKPNDNPPNLDLVFDIEESDDQWFQSLEQELNIFSSANLDLEDTSASLLEVENLHSPDLSSPDLNLDLQNFEQLSDDSLDEIISPELNSEISDKTPDTEEFESFDSLNLNLEDLNFEDINLEENLDQNFEVFSARLDDKNDDLELNIFDIADDIVEVPQLYNFFGEQESFSGEIPSKSDDIVEVAQLSDFFGEQEGVLGETPSKSDQYLADLAIDAITQNPIAPTPIISTASSIAQSKIAIANSKNVAKATTSQKNAKGLEKAAPYISETVRVDLSRLERLNNFSSELVTQENASILHHQQLQAKIERLQKQFKGFENLSKNLQTWLDKAQRSQVRTPNFSPVSSFNLFNKPQLAATLSNTANLLADFDPLQMDSYNRLYGVIQEALEEIAQMDEGMRDMTVLMQQTYQTQRRKQQILKQVRYDLLWSRMLPLGDILTSLPRMVREMSNKYNKQVNLKMFGTGTLVDKSVLEKLYDPFVHLVRNAFDHGTESTQERLERGKSVIASIEIRAYYRGNQTYIEIKDDGHGINLEKVKSKAIAVGLLKPEKADQLTNEEVYQLLFEPSFSTAEVVSELSGRGMGLSTVQEQVRSLKGSIEIKSEVGQGTTFIIKLPLTLSIAKLLIFSIQDRLLAIPIDTLLGINTVDADAIQNIQGEKFYRFENRLIPLHTTSMFEDGYPLPKRSIELLSTEAFTDEEQITLLLLSSGDEIFALPIDRVLNEQELAIKPFGRAIAPPPYLYGCTILGDGTLVPVIDSTALLSNKQSKTISKPTKSTSSDLTSASNQSIADQSINTTPQLKPIQRKTILIVDDSLTTRQALYLTLEKFGYQIIQACDGREAIDQLSRSTEIQAVLCDVEMPNMNGFEFLTACRKESRFAHLPIVMVTSRGGAKHRGVAQMLGASGYLTKPYLEQELIKTIQNLLPKL, encoded by the coding sequence ATGTATAGTACAGAAACCGAAATTCACGATCAGGCTTATCAGTTTTTTAAGCAAGAAGCCCCTGAGTTTTTGCAAACAATTGAGACTGGCTTACTCTCCCTGCGAGAAGATCGTAGCACTAACAATATTCACGCGATTATGCGAGCTGCCCACTCTATTAAGGGTGGTTCCGCCAGCTTGAATTTAGAAGGAATCAAAACGATCGCCCATCAGTTAGAGGATGTCTTCCGATCGCTATATCGCTTTGAGGGTGAGATTGATGCTGACTTAGAGAGCTTGCTTTTGCAGGCCTATGACTGTTTGCGTTTACCTTTAATGGATCAGTTGCAATCGGGGCATTATGAAGAAGCATCGGCAATCGAGACCGCCGAACCAATATTTGAAGTCCTAAAGCTCTATTTAGGTGATACCGATGAAGATACTGAATTACCAACGGCGGCTGAGCTGGGTGTAGATATTGTCCAGATCGTATTTGATGGTGATGTCCAACAAGGTATCCTCCGCTTACAAAATGTACTTGACAATCCAGAGGGTGTCCCTGTTAAAGGAGAAATTCGAGCGCAGGTTGAGGTATTTAGTGGAATTGGCGAATTATTGAATCTGTCTGGATTTCAAGCGATTGCCCATGCAACTTTACAGGCTCTTGAGCGTCACCCCGATAATCCGATTTTAGTAGGCAAGGTCGCTATTGCTAATTTTGTGGCGGCGCGTGCTGAAGTTTTAGCGGGCGATCGCGCTCAAGGTGGTCAGCCCAGCCCAGAGTTAATTGCGCTTACCCAAACTAATCAATCTCCCACTGTCCAGTCTCCAGCTAGTCCACCTCAGCAAAGTGCTGTTAAACCTAATGATAATCCTCCCAATTTAGATCTAGTTTTTGATATTGAAGAATCTGATGATCAATGGTTTCAGTCTTTAGAACAAGAGCTAAATATTTTTAGTTCAGCAAATCTAGATTTAGAGGATACTAGTGCTAGTTTATTGGAAGTAGAGAATCTCCATTCCCCAGATTTAAGTTCTCCAGATTTAAACCTAGATTTACAAAATTTTGAACAACTTAGCGATGATTCTCTTGATGAGATAATTTCCCCAGAACTCAATTCGGAAATCAGTGATAAAACCCCAGATACAGAAGAGTTTGAGAGTTTTGATAGCTTAAATTTAAATCTTGAGGATTTAAATTTTGAAGATATAAATCTTGAGGAAAATCTTGATCAAAATTTTGAGGTTTTCTCTGCAAGATTAGATGATAAAAATGATGACCTTGAACTAAATATCTTTGATATTGCTGATGATATTGTTGAAGTTCCTCAATTATATAATTTTTTTGGAGAGCAAGAGAGCTTTTCTGGAGAAATCCCTTCAAAATCTGATGATATTGTTGAAGTTGCTCAATTGTCCGATTTTTTTGGAGAACAAGAGGGCGTATTGGGAGAAACTCCTTCAAAATCCGATCAATATCTAGCCGATTTAGCAATAGATGCTATTACTCAAAATCCAATAGCACCAACGCCAATAATTAGTACGGCAAGTTCCATTGCTCAATCAAAAATTGCGATCGCTAATTCTAAAAATGTCGCTAAGGCAACTACTAGTCAGAAAAATGCTAAAGGTTTAGAAAAAGCTGCTCCCTATATATCAGAAACCGTCAGAGTTGATCTCTCTAGATTAGAAAGATTGAACAATTTTTCTAGTGAACTGGTAACGCAAGAAAATGCTTCGATTTTACATCATCAACAATTGCAAGCCAAAATTGAACGGCTGCAAAAGCAATTTAAAGGTTTTGAAAATCTTTCTAAAAATCTGCAAACTTGGTTAGACAAGGCTCAGCGATCGCAGGTAAGAACCCCAAATTTTAGTCCCGTATCATCGTTCAATTTATTTAACAAGCCTCAGCTAGCTGCAACATTATCTAATACTGCAAATCTATTGGCGGACTTCGATCCATTACAAATGGATTCTTATAATCGTCTATATGGTGTCATTCAAGAAGCTCTCGAAGAGATTGCACAAATGGATGAAGGGATGCGTGACATGACAGTTTTGATGCAGCAAACCTATCAAACACAACGGCGCAAACAGCAAATTCTCAAACAAGTAAGGTATGACTTGCTCTGGTCACGGATGTTGCCCTTGGGAGATATTCTCACCAGCTTGCCGCGCATGGTGCGGGAAATGTCGAATAAGTACAACAAGCAGGTCAATCTCAAAATGTTCGGCACGGGTACTTTAGTTGATAAGTCCGTCTTAGAGAAGCTTTACGATCCCTTTGTGCATCTGGTACGCAATGCCTTTGACCACGGTACAGAATCCACCCAGGAGCGTCTCGAACGAGGTAAATCTGTAATTGCTTCCATTGAGATTCGGGCTTACTATCGCGGCAACCAAACCTATATCGAAATTAAAGATGATGGTCATGGGATTAATCTCGAAAAAGTAAAATCGAAAGCGATCGCTGTGGGTTTACTCAAGCCTGAAAAAGCCGATCAACTTACCAATGAAGAAGTTTATCAACTTTTATTTGAGCCAAGTTTTTCTACGGCTGAGGTGGTATCTGAGCTTTCAGGGCGAGGCATGGGGCTATCGACGGTGCAAGAGCAGGTACGCAGTCTCAAGGGTTCCATTGAGATTAAATCGGAAGTGGGACAAGGAACTACTTTTATCATTAAACTTCCTTTGACTCTTAGTATTGCTAAGCTATTGATTTTCAGTATTCAAGATCGTTTGCTAGCGATTCCCATTGATACTTTATTAGGGATCAATACTGTTGATGCCGATGCTATTCAAAACATCCAAGGCGAAAAATTTTACCGTTTTGAGAATCGACTAATACCTCTACATACCACTTCTATGTTTGAAGATGGTTATCCTCTACCCAAACGCTCAATCGAACTATTAAGTACCGAAGCATTTACAGATGAGGAGCAAATCACATTGTTATTGCTATCCAGTGGTGATGAAATATTTGCACTACCAATTGATCGCGTACTCAATGAACAGGAATTAGCAATTAAGCCCTTTGGTAGAGCGATCGCGCCGCCACCATATCTTTATGGCTGTACGATTTTGGGTGATGGCACACTCGTACCTGTAATTGATAGTACCGCCTTGCTTTCTAATAAACAGTCAAAGACAATATCTAAACCAACTAAATCAACCAGTTCCGATCTAACTTCTGCATCCAATCAATCAATAGCCGATCAATCAATTAATACAACACCTCAGCTTAAACCAATCCAAAGGAAAACTATCTTGATTGTGGATGATTCCCTTACCACTCGCCAAGCTTTGTATCTCACTTTAGAAAAGTTTGGATATCAAATCATTCAAGCATGTGATGGACGGGAAGCGATCGATCAACTCTCTAGATCGACAGAAATCCAAGCGGTGCTATGCGATGTAGAAATGCCCAATATGAATGGATTTGAGTTTTTAACTGCCTGTCGCAAAGAGAGTCGTTTTGCCCATCTCCCGATTGTAATGGTCACTTCCCGTGGTGGTGCGAAGCATCGCGGAGTTGCTCAGATGCTTGGGGCTTCAGGATATTTGACTAAGCCCTATCTCGAACAGGAACTCATTAAGACTATCCAAAATCTTTTACCAAAGCTTTAA